A window from Salvia miltiorrhiza cultivar Shanhuang (shh) chromosome 2, IMPLAD_Smil_shh, whole genome shotgun sequence encodes these proteins:
- the LOC131008670 gene encoding uncharacterized protein LOC131008670 isoform X2, whose translation MLHSWGFSAPAFACSRQEHLYLRECVNACEIPEMIAEHIIELGGEVNYQKFQPVSDNLHPLQFFLGPDAGIVRENYSCTSYGINTVGIVRAPRGDGKESIVIVTPYNSVKTTMSEALSLGVAYSVISLLSRVSWLAKDIIWLAADSRHGEHAAVAAWLRDYYTLSSGDLKQNLDMCGASSFPSHELTSVRKNGVSNGFRRAGTMAAALVIKVADSSTGFEKDGLKIYAEASNGQMPNLDLINIVNYLAVHGQGLQVRVEKIWSLLDSWWLYSLGELQELLGKVAKSLNPDWKFGIPASDYVEGCATLASSLYNQALGVPTGPHGAFRDYQVDAITLEFSPRFSSSQRVLFLLHVGRLVEGVIRSVNNLLEKFHQSFFLYLMTSPSRFVSVGIYMIAFALLIAPLPLVAAAIFSDASKSKSGKDDVRSEQSHPGESVPTFTAWNWLYAAKTVLIVHLWGAVVTIIPYFLCQFPNSSPLISLLMWITSSVVGLFFTCAASGSLSLLRASQLQTREWTLLKAVTVAAAFIGLCLMSVINYATAEIGALLLVPMCLMAVPLRIDVTAKNMKALVRGACNVLLVFVGFPPTAFLLLKGALDGFDRIKIDDFWNWIESLRAWNSATYIYICMVHLPCWVLCIHILLHRR comes from the exons TGAAATTCCAGAGATGATAGCAGAGCACATAATAGAATTGGGTGGTGAAGTTAATTATCAGAAGTTCCAGCCAGTATCTGATAATCTTCACCCCCTGCAGTTCTTCTTGGGTCCTGATGCTGGTATAGTCCGAGAAAACTACAGTTGTACATCTTATGGGATCAATACTGTTGGAATAGTAAGAGCTCCACGTGGCGATGGGAAGGAATCTATTGTTATCGTAACACCTTATAATTCTGTCAAGACCACTATGAGTGAAGCATTGTCTCTTGGGGTCGCATACTCAGTAATCTCTCTGCTTTCTCGAGTTAGTTGGCTTGCTAAAGATATTATATGGCTTGCTGCTGATTCAAGACATGGGGAACATGCTGCAGTTGCTGCGTGGCTGAGAGATTATTATACACTCTCATCTGGTGACTTGAAGCAGAATCTGGATATGTGCGGTGCAAGTAGTTTTCCTAGTCATGAGCTGACTTCTGTGAGGAAAAATGGGGTTTCTAATGGATTTCGACGTGCAGGCACAATGGCAGCTGCACTTGTCATTAAGGTTGCTGATAGCAGCACAGGATTTGAGAAGGATGGTCTCAAGATATATGCTGAAGCCTCTAATGGGCAGATGCCAAATCTGGACCTCATCAATATTGTTAATTATTTGGCTGTACATGGACAGGGATTACAAGTGAGGGTGGAGAAAATTTGGTCTTTGCTTGATTCTTGGTGGCTGTACAGCCTGGGTGAACTACAGGAGTTGCTCGGCAAGGTTGCCAAAAGCTTAAACCCAGATTGGAAATTTGGCATCCCTGCTTCTGACTATGTTGAAGGCTGTGCCACTCTTGCCAGTTCCCTATACAATCAG GCTTTAGGTGTTCCCACTGGTCCACACGGTGCCTTCCGTGATTATCAAGTTGATGCTATTACTTTGGAATTCTCACCAAGGTTCTCCTCAAGTCAGAGGGTTCTGTTCCTTTTGCATGTTGGCAG GTTGGTTGAAGGAGTCATAAGGTCTGTGAATAATCTTCTCGAGAAGTTTCATCAATCCTTTTTTCTGTATCTCATGACATCTCCGAGTAGGTTTGTTTCAGTTGGGATCTACATGATTGCCTTTGCATTGCTCATTGCCCCCCTTCCATTGGTTGCTGCCGCTATCTTTTCTGATGCTAGTAAATCAAAGTCTGGGAAGGATGATGTCCGTTCAGAACAATCTCATCCTGGTGAATCGGTCCCAACTTTTACAGCATGGAACTGGCTTTATGCGGCAAAAACTGTTCTCATTGTCCATTTATGGGGTGCAGTTGTAACAATAATTCCTTATTTTCTTTGCCAGTTTCCTAATTCCTCACCATTGATCAGCCTTTTAATGTGGATCACATCTTCAGTAGTTGGCCTCTTCTTCACATGTGCAGCATCTGGTTCTTTATCATTATTGCGTGCAAGCCAACTGCAGACCAGGGAATGGACTCTCCTTAAGGCTGTGACCGTTGCTGCTGCTTTTATAGGACTCTGTCTCATGTCTGTAATAAATTATGCAACAGCAGAAATCGGAGCCCTGCTGCTGGTTCCTATGTGTTTGATGGCTGTACCCTTGAGGATTGATGTGACAGCCAAAAATATGAAAGCACTTGTTCGTGGAGCTTGTAATGTGTTATTGGTATTTGTTGGATTTCCTCCAACTGCATTTCTCTTGTTGAAAGGTGCATTAGATGGTTTTGACAGAATTAAAATAGATGACTTCTGGAATTGGATAGAGTCCCTTAGGGCATGGAACAGTGCCACTTACATCTATATTTGCATGGTTCATCTTCCCTGCTGGGTTCTCTGTATTCACATTTTACTACATCGTCGTTGA
- the LOC131008670 gene encoding uncharacterized protein LOC131008670 isoform X3, which produces MIAEHIIELGGEVNYQKFQPVSDNLHPLQFFLGPDAGIVRENYSCTSYGINTVGIVRAPRGDGKESIVIVTPYNSVKTTMSEALSLGVAYSVISLLSRVSWLAKDIIWLAADSRHGEHAAVAAWLRDYYTLSSGDLKQNLDMCGASSFPSHELTSVRKNGVSNGFRRAGTMAAALVIKVADSSTGFEKDGLKIYAEASNGQMPNLDLINIVNYLAVHGQGLQVRVEKIWSLLDSWWLYSLGELQELLGKVAKSLNPDWKFGIPASDYVEGCATLASSLYNQALGVPTGPHGAFRDYQVDAITLEFSPRFSSSQRVLFLLHVGRLVEGVIRSVNNLLEKFHQSFFLYLMTSPSRFVSVGIYMIAFALLIAPLPLVAAAIFSDASKSKSGKDDVRSEQSHPGESVPTFTAWNWLYAAKTVLIVHLWGAVVTIIPYFLCQFPNSSPLISLLMWITSSVVGLFFTCAASGSLSLLRASQLQTREWTLLKAVTVAAAFIGLCLMSVINYATAEIGALLLVPMCLMAVPLRIDVTAKNMKALVRGACNVLLVFVGFPPTAFLLLKGALDGFDRIKIDDFWNWIESLRAWNSATYIYICMVHLPCWVLCIHILLHRR; this is translated from the exons ATGATAGCAGAGCACATAATAGAATTGGGTGGTGAAGTTAATTATCAGAAGTTCCAGCCAGTATCTGATAATCTTCACCCCCTGCAGTTCTTCTTGGGTCCTGATGCTGGTATAGTCCGAGAAAACTACAGTTGTACATCTTATGGGATCAATACTGTTGGAATAGTAAGAGCTCCACGTGGCGATGGGAAGGAATCTATTGTTATCGTAACACCTTATAATTCTGTCAAGACCACTATGAGTGAAGCATTGTCTCTTGGGGTCGCATACTCAGTAATCTCTCTGCTTTCTCGAGTTAGTTGGCTTGCTAAAGATATTATATGGCTTGCTGCTGATTCAAGACATGGGGAACATGCTGCAGTTGCTGCGTGGCTGAGAGATTATTATACACTCTCATCTGGTGACTTGAAGCAGAATCTGGATATGTGCGGTGCAAGTAGTTTTCCTAGTCATGAGCTGACTTCTGTGAGGAAAAATGGGGTTTCTAATGGATTTCGACGTGCAGGCACAATGGCAGCTGCACTTGTCATTAAGGTTGCTGATAGCAGCACAGGATTTGAGAAGGATGGTCTCAAGATATATGCTGAAGCCTCTAATGGGCAGATGCCAAATCTGGACCTCATCAATATTGTTAATTATTTGGCTGTACATGGACAGGGATTACAAGTGAGGGTGGAGAAAATTTGGTCTTTGCTTGATTCTTGGTGGCTGTACAGCCTGGGTGAACTACAGGAGTTGCTCGGCAAGGTTGCCAAAAGCTTAAACCCAGATTGGAAATTTGGCATCCCTGCTTCTGACTATGTTGAAGGCTGTGCCACTCTTGCCAGTTCCCTATACAATCAG GCTTTAGGTGTTCCCACTGGTCCACACGGTGCCTTCCGTGATTATCAAGTTGATGCTATTACTTTGGAATTCTCACCAAGGTTCTCCTCAAGTCAGAGGGTTCTGTTCCTTTTGCATGTTGGCAG GTTGGTTGAAGGAGTCATAAGGTCTGTGAATAATCTTCTCGAGAAGTTTCATCAATCCTTTTTTCTGTATCTCATGACATCTCCGAGTAGGTTTGTTTCAGTTGGGATCTACATGATTGCCTTTGCATTGCTCATTGCCCCCCTTCCATTGGTTGCTGCCGCTATCTTTTCTGATGCTAGTAAATCAAAGTCTGGGAAGGATGATGTCCGTTCAGAACAATCTCATCCTGGTGAATCGGTCCCAACTTTTACAGCATGGAACTGGCTTTATGCGGCAAAAACTGTTCTCATTGTCCATTTATGGGGTGCAGTTGTAACAATAATTCCTTATTTTCTTTGCCAGTTTCCTAATTCCTCACCATTGATCAGCCTTTTAATGTGGATCACATCTTCAGTAGTTGGCCTCTTCTTCACATGTGCAGCATCTGGTTCTTTATCATTATTGCGTGCAAGCCAACTGCAGACCAGGGAATGGACTCTCCTTAAGGCTGTGACCGTTGCTGCTGCTTTTATAGGACTCTGTCTCATGTCTGTAATAAATTATGCAACAGCAGAAATCGGAGCCCTGCTGCTGGTTCCTATGTGTTTGATGGCTGTACCCTTGAGGATTGATGTGACAGCCAAAAATATGAAAGCACTTGTTCGTGGAGCTTGTAATGTGTTATTGGTATTTGTTGGATTTCCTCCAACTGCATTTCTCTTGTTGAAAGGTGCATTAGATGGTTTTGACAGAATTAAAATAGATGACTTCTGGAATTGGATAGAGTCCCTTAGGGCATGGAACAGTGCCACTTACATCTATATTTGCATGGTTCATCTTCCCTGCTGGGTTCTCTGTATTCACATTTTACTACATCGTCGTTGA